In a single window of the Photobacterium profundum SS9 genome:
- the tkt gene encoding transketolase, which yields MEQNGLSRKVLANAIRALSMDGVQQANSGHPGAPMGMADIAEVLWRSHMNHNPQNPQWADRDRFILSNGHGSMLIYSLLHLTGYDLSISDLKNFRQLHSKTPGHPEYGYAPGIETTTGPLGQGLTNAVGMAIAEKAMADQFNRDGHKVVDHHTYTFLGDGCMMEGISHEASSLAGTLGLGKLVAFWDDNGISIDGKVEGWFTDDTPKRFEAYGWHVIPAVDGHDADAINAAIEAAKAETGKPTLICAKTIIGFGSPNKAGTHDCHGAPLGAEEIAAAREFLGWNHGPFEIPTDIAAEWDAKEAGSTKESAWDEKFAAYAAAHPALAAEFKRRTVGDLPANWEAETSKIIADLQANPANIASRKASQNALEAFGKLVPEFMGGSADLAPSNLTMWSGSKALEAGDFSGNYIHYGVREFAMTAIINGMALHGGFVPYGATFLMFMEYARNAMRMAALMKIQNIQVYTHDSIGLGEDGPTHQPVEQIASLRLTPNMSTWRPCDQVESAVAWKLAIERKDGPTALIFSRQNLAQQPRTDAQVANIAKGGYILKDCEGKPELILIATGSEVELVTEAYAQLTAEGRKVRVVSMPATDTYDKQDAAYRESVLPSDVTARIAVEAGIADFWYKFVGFDGRIIGMTTFGESAPAGELFKMFGFTVENVVNTAKELLA from the coding sequence ATGGAACAAAACGGTCTTTCTCGCAAAGTGCTGGCAAATGCAATCCGTGCCCTAAGCATGGACGGTGTTCAACAAGCTAACTCTGGTCACCCTGGTGCACCAATGGGTATGGCTGATATCGCTGAAGTACTGTGGCGCAGCCACATGAACCACAACCCACAAAACCCACAGTGGGCTGATCGTGACCGTTTCATTTTGTCAAACGGCCACGGTTCAATGCTAATTTATTCTCTGCTTCACCTAACAGGTTACGATCTGTCTATTAGCGACCTGAAAAACTTCCGTCAACTTCATTCTAAAACGCCGGGTCACCCTGAATACGGTTATGCACCGGGTATTGAAACAACAACAGGTCCACTAGGCCAAGGTCTTACTAACGCGGTAGGTATGGCGATTGCTGAAAAAGCAATGGCAGACCAATTCAACCGTGACGGTCACAAAGTTGTTGATCACCATACCTACACCTTCTTAGGTGATGGCTGCATGATGGAAGGTATTTCTCATGAAGCAAGTTCTTTAGCGGGTACGCTGGGTCTGGGTAAGCTGGTTGCTTTCTGGGATGACAACGGCATCTCTATCGATGGTAAAGTAGAAGGTTGGTTCACTGACGATACGCCTAAGCGTTTTGAAGCATACGGCTGGCATGTTATTCCTGCGGTTGATGGTCACGATGCTGACGCTATCAACGCGGCAATCGAAGCAGCAAAAGCTGAAACAGGTAAGCCAACACTTATTTGCGCTAAGACTATTATCGGTTTTGGTTCACCAAACAAAGCGGGCACACACGATTGTCACGGTGCTCCTTTGGGCGCTGAAGAAATCGCAGCTGCACGTGAATTCCTTGGTTGGAACCACGGTCCTTTCGAAATCCCTACTGACATTGCAGCAGAATGGGATGCAAAAGAAGCAGGCTCTACTAAAGAATCAGCATGGGATGAGAAGTTTGCAGCATACGCAGCGGCTCACCCTGCATTAGCCGCTGAATTTAAGCGTCGTACGGTAGGTGATCTTCCTGCTAACTGGGAAGCTGAAACAAGCAAAATCATCGCAGATCTTCAAGCTAACCCAGCAAACATTGCGTCACGTAAAGCGTCTCAAAACGCACTGGAAGCATTCGGTAAGCTTGTTCCTGAATTCATGGGCGGCTCTGCTGACCTTGCACCGTCTAACTTGACGATGTGGTCGGGTTCAAAAGCACTAGAAGCTGGCGACTTTAGCGGTAACTACATCCACTATGGTGTACGTGAATTCGCCATGACCGCTATCATCAACGGCATGGCGCTACACGGCGGCTTCGTACCTTACGGTGCAACCTTCCTGATGTTCATGGAATACGCACGTAACGCAATGCGTATGGCTGCGCTGATGAAAATTCAGAACATCCAAGTGTACACGCACGACTCAATCGGTCTAGGTGAAGATGGTCCAACGCACCAGCCAGTAGAGCAAATTGCTTCACTGCGTCTAACACCTAACATGAGCACATGGCGTCCATGTGATCAGGTTGAATCTGCTGTTGCTTGGAAACTGGCAATCGAGCGTAAAGATGGCCCTACAGCGCTAATCTTCTCGCGTCAAAACCTAGCACAACAACCGCGTACAGACGCTCAAGTGGCTAATATCGCGAAGGGTGGTTACATCCTGAAAGATTGTGAAGGCAAGCCAGAGCTGATTCTTATCGCAACAGGTTCTGAAGTTGAGCTAGTAACAGAAGCTTACGCACAGCTAACCGCTGAAGGCCGTAAGGTTCGCGTTGTTTCTATGCCAGCAACAGACACATACGATAAGCAAGATGCTGCTTACCGTGAATCGGTATTACCGTCTGATGTGACTGCACGTATTGCAGTTGAAGCGGGTATTGCTGACTTCTGGTACAAGTTCGTTGGCTTCGATGGTCGCATCATCGGTATGACAACATTTGGTGAGTCTGCACCTGCAGGTGAGCTATTCAAGATGTTTGGCTTTACGGTTGAAAACGTTGTTAATACAGCAAAAGAGCTTCTTGCTTAA
- the tal gene encoding transaldolase yields the protein MSTKLEQLRALTTVVADTGDIEAISKYQPEDATTNPSLILKAAQIAEYAPLIDASIAYAKAQSNDKTQQVADTCDMLAVNIGKEILKVVPGRISTEVDARLSYDTEGSVIKARQLIKMYNDAGITNDRILIKLASTWEGIRAAEVLEKEGINCNLTLLFSFAQARACAEAGVFLISPFVGRIMDWYKAKEGRDFESSEDPGVVSVTGIYDYYKTYGYNTVVMGASFRNIGEILELAGCDRLTISPNLLQELEDATGEVVEKLIDTNGTKERPAAMTHAEFLWEHNQDPMAVEKLADGIRNFAVDQGKLEVMIAERL from the coding sequence ATGAGCACTAAACTGGAACAATTGCGCGCACTAACCACTGTTGTTGCTGACACTGGCGATATCGAAGCAATCAGTAAATATCAGCCTGAAGATGCTACGACAAACCCATCGTTGATTCTTAAAGCAGCTCAGATTGCTGAATATGCTCCTCTTATCGACGCTTCTATTGCGTACGCTAAAGCACAAAGCAATGACAAAACCCAGCAAGTTGCAGACACCTGCGACATGCTTGCCGTTAACATCGGTAAAGAAATCCTGAAAGTTGTACCTGGTCGTATTTCAACAGAAGTTGATGCGCGCCTTTCTTACGATACAGAAGGCAGCGTAATTAAAGCACGTCAGCTTATTAAAATGTATAACGATGCTGGCATCACTAACGACCGTATCCTTATTAAGTTAGCGTCTACTTGGGAAGGCATTCGCGCCGCTGAAGTCCTAGAGAAAGAAGGCATTAACTGTAACCTAACACTGCTATTCTCATTCGCACAAGCACGTGCTTGTGCTGAAGCGGGTGTATTCTTAATTTCTCCTTTCGTTGGTCGCATCATGGACTGGTATAAAGCGAAAGAAGGTCGTGACTTTGAATCATCTGAAGATCCAGGCGTGGTTTCGGTAACGGGTATTTACGACTACTACAAAACGTATGGCTACAACACAGTTGTTATGGGTGCTAGCTTCCGTAACATCGGCGAAATCCTTGAGCTTGCGGGTTGTGATCGTCTAACTATCAGCCCTAACCTACTTCAAGAACTTGAAGATGCAACGGGTGAAGTGGTTGAGAAACTGATTGACACGAATGGCACTAAAGAACGCCCAGCAGCAATGACGCACGCTGAATTCCTATGGGAACATAACCAAGACCCAATGGCTGTTGAAAAACTGGCTGACGGTATCCGTAACTTTGCGGTTGACCAAGGTAAGCTTGAAGTCATGATCGCAGAGCGTCTATAA